From one Lycium ferocissimum isolate CSIRO_LF1 chromosome 7, AGI_CSIRO_Lferr_CH_V1, whole genome shotgun sequence genomic stretch:
- the LOC132064690 gene encoding chaperone protein dnaJ A7A, chloroplastic-like, whose amino-acid sequence MAIIPCGSTWVARWGVQPQCMLKSPVTSKLSASPFCFSSKTRALASPNSTFFCQESLQALSSSVSNRNQYQRRGTRLVVRAEKDYYDVLGVSRNASKSDIKSSYRKLARSYHPDVNKEPGAEQKFKEISNAYEVLSDDEKRSIYDKYGEAGLKGAGMGGMGDFSNAFDLFESLFDGFGGMGGGMGMGGRGSRSRATEGEDQGYNLVLNFKEAVFGVEKEIEISRLETCGTCDGSGAKPGTKPSTCNTCGGQGQVVSSARTPLGVFQQVTTCSACGGTGEISTPCSTCNGDGRVRKSKRISLKVPPGVDSGSRLRVRSEGNAGRRGGPPGDLFVMIEVLPDPVLKRDDTNILYNCKVSYIDAILGTTMKVPTVDGMVDLKIPSGTQPGTTLVMAKKGVPFLSKPNMRGDQLVRVQVEIPKRLSSEERKLIEELANLNKPKAANSRR is encoded by the exons ATGGCAATCATACCTTGTGGAAGCACATGGGTTGCCCGGTGGGGAGTTCAGCCTCAGTGTATGCTAAAATCTCCTGTTACAAGTAAATTATCAGCATCTCCATTTTG TTTCTCAAGCAAGACAAGGGCATTGGCATCCCCAAATTCAACCTTCTTTTGTCAAGAGTCCCTGCAAGCACTTTCCAGTTCAGTGTCAAACAGGAACCAATATCAACGAAGGGGAACCCGTTTAGTTGTTAGAGCTGAAAAG GATTACTATGATGTCCTTGGTGTATCTAGAAACGCTAGCAAATCAGATATCAAAAGTT CTTACCGGAAGCTTGCAAGGAGTTACCATCCTGATGTGAACAA agaacCTGGAGCTGAACAGAAATTTAAGGAGATCAGCAATGCTTATgag GTTTTGTCCGATGATGAGAAACGTTCCATATATGACAAATATGGGGAGGCTGGCCTTAAAGGAGCTGGCATGGGCGGCATGGGG GATTTTAGCAACGCCTTTGATTTGTTTGAGTCTTTGTTCGATGGCTTCGGTGGTATGGGGGGTGGCATGGGCATGGGAGGTAGAGGTTCTCGGAGCAGGGCCACAGAAGGTGAAGACCAGGGCTATAATCTGGTTTTGAATTTCAAAGAAGCTGTATTTGGGGTTGAGAAGGAAATTGAAATTAGCAGGCTTGAAACTTGTGGCACTTGTGATGGATCAGGTGCAAAACCTGGGACTAAACCATCGACCTGTAATACTTGTGGTGGGCAAGGGCAGGTTGTGTCCTCGGCAAGGACCCCACTGGGTGTTTTCCAGCAGGTGACAACATGCTCTGCTTGTGGAGGGACTGGAGAGATTTCTACTCCTTGCAGCACCTGTAATGGTGATGGCCGAGTGAGGAAGTCAAAACGCATTAGCTTGAAAGTTCCACCTGGTGTGGATTCAGGTAGTCGTTTAAGGGTTCGTTCAGAAGGTAATGCAGGAAGGAGAGGTGGACCCCCTGGAGATCTTTTTGTCATGATTGAAGTTCTCCCAGATCCAGTATTAAAACGGGACGACACCAATATTCTCTACAATTGCAAAGTTTCTTACATTGATGCGATTTTGGGTACAACCATGAAGGTTCCTACAGTAGATGGAATGGTTGATCTAAAGATTCCATCAGGTACCCAGCCTGGAACAACATTGGTGATGGCCAAAAAAGGTGTGCCGTTCCTGAGTAAACCGAATATGAGGGGTGATCAACTAGTGAGGGTGCAAGTTGAGATTCCAAAACGGTTGAGCAGTGAAGAGAGAAAGCTCATAGAAGAGCTTGCAAATCTAAACAAGCCTAAAGCTGCCAACAGTAGGAGATAG
- the LOC132064691 gene encoding 7-deoxyloganetin glucosyltransferase-like → MGSLEGKKSQKPHAVCIPFPSQGHINPMLKISILLHSKGFHITFVNSEYNHKRLLKSRGPSFLENNFQDFIFETIPDGLPPIDADTTQHIPSLCFSTKENCLAPFRELLIKINNSSNDDVPPVSCIIFDGIMTFALLAAQEIGVPSVSFRTTNACSFMCNKHLPLLIEKGILPLKDESDITNGYLDTIIDYIPSMKNLCLREFPSQIRTTNINDKLLNFIMGETEGASKASAIIFHTFDSLEFNVLRDLSLICPPLYTIGPLQLLTDQLPKNSLKFLRANLWKEDEDCLNWLNSKEEKSVVYVNFGSITVLTKTQLMEFAWGLANSKKNFFWVIRSDAVVGDDSAMLPNEFVEETKERGLISRWCCQEQVLKHSSIGAFLTHCGWNSVMESIGSGVPMICWPFFADQHINCRYACYEWGVGMEIDKNVKRDEVDKIVREMMDGDKGKKVKKKASEWKKLAQEATRVEGSSSLNLDKLVKDELLFNYPVC, encoded by the exons ATGGGGTctcttgaaggaaaaaaatcccaaaaaccTCATGCTGTATGCATAccatttccatcacaaggcCACATAAATCCTATGCTAAAAATTTCAATACTCCTTCATTCCAAAGGCTTTCACATAACATTTGTCAACTCTGAATATAATCACAAGAGATTGCTCAAATCACGAGGcccttcttttcttgaaaataatttcCAAGATTTCATTTTTGAAACTATTCCAGATGGACTTCCTCCAATTGATGCTGATACTACACAACATATTCCTTCTctttgtttctccacaaaagaAAATTGTTTAGCTCCATTTAGAGAGCTTTTAATCAAGattaataattcatccaatgaTGATGTTCCTCCAGTGAGTTGCATAATTTTTGATGGAATTATGACATTTGCTTTGTTAGCTGCTCAAGAAATTGGTGTCCCAAGTGTTAGCTTCAGAACGACAAATGCTTGCAGTTTCATGTGCAATAAACACTTGCCTCTCCTTATTGAAAAAGGAATTCTGCCTCTCAAAG ATGAAAGTGATATAACAAATGGGTATTTGGACACGATTATAGATTATATACCTAGTATGAAAAATCTCTGTCTTAGGGAATTCCCCAGCCAAATTAGAACCACAAATATAAATGACAAATTGCTGAATTTCATTATGGGAGAAACTGAAGGAGCTTCAAAAGCATCAGCCATTATTTTCCACACTTTTGATTCACTCGAATTTAATGTCTTAAGAGACTTATCCTTAATTTGTCCTCCACTTTACACTATTGGACCTCTTCAATTGCTCACTGATCAACTTCCAAAAAATAGTCTAAAATTCCTTAGAGCCAATTTATGGAAAGAAGATGAGGACTGTCTCAATTGGCTAAATTCAAAAGAGGAAAAATCAGTGGTTTATGTGAATTTTGGTAGCATAACAGTATTGACAAAAACCCAACTCATGGAATTTGCATGGGGACTTGCTAATAGCAAGAAAAACTTTTTCTGGGTAATTAGGTCTGATGCAGTTGTTGGTGATGATTCTGCTATGTTACCAAATGAATTCGTCGAAGAAACTAAAGAAAGAGGCCTAATTTCAAGATGGTGTTGCCAAGAACAAGTTTTGAAACACTCATCAATCGGTGCGTTTTTGACTCACTGTGGATGGAATTCAGTAATGGAAAGTATAGGAAGTGGCGTACCTATGATTTGTTGGCCATTTTTTGCCGATCAACACATAAACTGCAG GTATGCATGTTATGAATGGGGTGTTGGCATGGAAATTGACAAGAATGTGAAGAGAGATGAAGTAGACAAGATTGTGAGGGAAATGATGGATGGAGATAAAGGtaagaaagtgaagaaaaaggCAAGTGAATGGAAAAAATTGGCACAAGAAGCTACTAGAGTTGAGGGTTCATCAAGCTTGAATTTAGATAAATTAGTGAAAGATGAACTTCTATTCAATTATCCAGTTTGTTAG